Proteins encoded by one window of Candidatus Hydrogenedentota bacterium:
- the aroD gene encoding type I 3-dehydroquinate dehydratase encodes MIHIGQIALDGSPRIAVPFRDGNDPASIARAVELGMHIAELRIDQFANRGADHVLDEIAKFKGIPVLATIRSAAEGGNWADNDEIRFDLYKRILPHVDAVDIELSSKAIVSDVVSAAHAHGKPVVLSFHDFAKTPPLDALNAIARDARDAGADIAKVAAMCHSQDDVRALTRFTLDNAEEGVVVVGMGPIGVATRVLFPALGSLFTFAAYGEGTAPGQLQLEQMAEIFAEIYPN; translated from the coding sequence ATGATTCACATCGGCCAAATCGCACTCGACGGTTCTCCGCGGATTGCCGTGCCTTTTCGCGACGGCAACGACCCGGCGTCCATCGCACGCGCCGTCGAACTGGGCATGCACATCGCCGAACTGCGGATAGACCAATTCGCGAATCGCGGCGCGGACCACGTGCTGGACGAGATTGCGAAGTTCAAAGGCATTCCCGTTCTCGCGACGATCCGTTCCGCCGCCGAGGGCGGCAACTGGGCCGACAACGACGAGATACGCTTCGATCTATACAAACGAATACTCCCGCACGTGGATGCGGTTGACATCGAGCTCTCCTCCAAGGCCATCGTTTCAGACGTTGTTTCTGCCGCGCATGCGCACGGCAAGCCCGTCGTCCTGTCGTTCCACGACTTCGCGAAGACCCCGCCGCTCGATGCGCTGAACGCCATCGCGCGTGATGCGCGCGACGCCGGCGCGGACATCGCGAAGGTCGCGGCCATGTGCCATTCGCAAGACGACGTGCGCGCGCTGACGCGCTTCACGCTCGATAACGCGGAAGAAGGCGTGGTCGTCGTCGGCATGGGACCCATCGGAGTTGCGACGCGCGTGTTGTTTCCCGCGCTCGGATCGTTGTTTACGTTCGCCGCGTACGGCGAGGGTACCGCGCCCGGGCAGTTGCAGCTCGAGCAGATGGCAGAAATCTTCGCCGAGATCTATCCGAACTAA
- the rpsD gene encoding 30S ribosomal protein S4, with amino-acid sequence MAKYSGPRHKLCRRLGSCIWGSPKCPSLRRPFAPGQHGQSMRKKSSVYGQQLLDKQKIRMHYGLLERQMRRTFERAQRMGGVTGTNLLMLLESRLDCIVYRLGFANTIPAARQLVVHGHIRVDGKKVDKPSFQVKSGMAVSVRDTSRKIPGIVACVENPPTVMPEYLERAANSFEGKMTATPNAETIPFKADTAGVIGFYSR; translated from the coding sequence ATGGCCAAGTACAGTGGTCCGAGACACAAACTATGCCGCCGGCTGGGCTCGTGCATCTGGGGCAGCCCGAAGTGCCCGTCGTTGCGCCGGCCTTTTGCGCCCGGTCAGCACGGCCAGAGCATGCGCAAGAAATCGTCCGTATACGGGCAGCAGCTCCTGGACAAGCAGAAAATCCGGATGCACTACGGCCTGCTCGAACGGCAGATGCGCCGCACCTTCGAGCGCGCGCAGCGCATGGGCGGCGTCACCGGCACAAACCTGCTGATGCTGCTCGAGTCGCGGTTGGACTGCATCGTGTACCGGCTCGGCTTTGCGAACACGATTCCCGCCGCGCGCCAGTTGGTCGTTCACGGCCACATCCGCGTGGACGGCAAGAAGGTGGACAAGCCGTCGTTTCAGGTGAAGTCGGGCATGGCGGTTTCCGTCCGCGATACGAGCCGGAAGATTCCCGGAATCGTCGCGTGCGTCGAGAACCCGCCCACAGTCATGCCGGAATACCTCGAGCGCGCCGCCAACTCCTTCGAAGGCAAAATGACCGCGACGCCGAACGCGGAGACGATCCCGTTCAAGGCGGACACAGCGGGCGTAATCGGCTTCTACTCGCGCTAA